A region from the Spea bombifrons isolate aSpeBom1 chromosome 7, aSpeBom1.2.pri, whole genome shotgun sequence genome encodes:
- the PAQR4 gene encoding progestin and adipoQ receptor family member 4: MSELSLFFGTRRSLLRVIAGHMAFLNGPRLLDWASSPPHLQFNKFVLTGYRPVASGAECMRSLFYLHNELGNIYTHGIPLLCFLFLLPLQIPWRQLSVPWLGVVHYLACVSPQLGSVLYHLFMNHHGGAAVYRKLLTLDMCGICLVNTLGALPIIYCTLLCYPATRSLALLAYSALSSYVIFCAVSAHSNVSRLCSFTWQAAFRFLFFYLRWAGLGSGHPSSLRCYLLMDCLALLGGIINISRLPERLRPGKFDYWCNSHQIMHVLVVISILYLHWGVTSDLAWIGSYSCPLE, from the exons ATGTCTGAACTGTCTCTGTTTTTTGGGACGAGGAGAAGTCTGTTACGAGTGATCGCAGGACATATGGCGTTCCTTAATGGCCCACGGCTACTAGACTGGGCCAGCTCCCCGCCGCATCTGCAGTTCAATAAATTTGTGTTAACGGGATATCGACCGGTGGCCAGTGGAGCGGAGTGTATGAGGAGCCTTTTCTACCTGCACAATGAGCTGGGCAACATCTACACCCACG GGATCCCGCTCTTGTGCTTCCTCTTCCTGCTCCCTCTTCAGATTCCATGGCGTCAGCTGTCGGTACCGTGGCTCGGCGTGGTGCATTACTTGGCGTGTGTGAGCCCGCAGCTGGGCAGCGTCCTCTATCATCTCTTCATGAACCATCATGGCGGAGCAGCGGTTTACCGGAAGCTTCTCACTCTCGACATGTGCGGAATCTGTCTGGTGAACACGTTAG GTGCCCTTCCGATTATCTACTGCACGCTCCTGTGCTACCCGGCCACGCGCAGCCTGGCGCTCCTGGCATATTCTGCCCTCTCCAGTTACGTGATTTTCTGCGCCGTCAGCGCTCACAGCAACGTCAGCCGGCTGTGCTCCTTCACGTGGCAGGCTGCCTTCCGCTTCCTTTTCTTCTACCTACGATGGGCAGGACTGGGATCCGGTCACCCGTCGTCCCTGCGCTGCTACCTCCTGATGGACTGCCTGGCTCTGCTCGGTGGGATCATCAACATTTCCCGGCTCCCCGAGAGGCTGAGGCCGGGCAAGTTTGACTACTGGTGCAACAGCCACCAAATAATGCATGTGCTAGTGGTGATCAGCATCCTGTACCTGCACTGGGGGGTGACCTCTGACCTCGCGTGGATCGGAAGCTACTCCTGCCCCCTGGAGTGA
- the PKMYT1 gene encoding membrane-associated tyrosine- and threonine-specific cdc2-inhibitory kinase: MPVPKDEMGEPALTRTPIPVPAHFQQAEQSFSLKKRGRSLCYTLPPRPPVKSVLPVSRIFPDRQRSWSQPRPQSVSFRGPQTVSLASKLYDQSKGDTFFKQCFQSICKLGRGSFGEVYKVRSREDGALYAVKRSVSPFRGESDRQRKLQEVRKHERVGQHPNCVRFVRAWEEKRLLYLQTELCACSLQQLSEEAGGPLPPRQAWNIMCDLLRGLKHLHDRNLLHLDIKPANVFISHSGVCKLGDFGLMVELDGSDGGIGEAQEGDPRYMAPELLDGVFGKAADVFSLGMTLLEVSCNMELPKGGDGWQQLRQGRLPMEFTSDLSPEFLKVLSAMLDPDHRRRVTVDWLLSLPAVLQAERWRKAALATQWTWGKILVVYQVLVLLLAVVFQSLTRPVLWLLRSAGLRIPARSPPSSPTANRLGDSSISSDWDEDSLGDDVFEVPPSPLAPARNLTYHGHELLGSSRHSPDHRLSRPSLGSTSTPRNLSPDYGVRRRSALTLTPNVSRISQDSPASVKTLSPDPSPDSSGFVEDAPRSSFLPRNLITMFDDATEQ; this comes from the exons ATGCCTGTTCCAAAAGACGAGATGGGGGAGCCCGCTCTGACGCGCACCCCGATACCTGTGCCTGCGCACTTCCAACAGGCCGAGCAAAGCTTCTCGCTGAAGAAGAGGGGCCGCTCGCTCTGCTACACCCTTCCCCCGCGGCCGCCTGTAAAGAGCGTCCTTCCCGTCAGTAGGATCTTTCCCGACAGGCAGCGTTCGTGGAGCCAGCCTCGCCCGCAGAGCGTCTCTTTCCGCGGCCCCCAAACTGTTTCGCTGGCCAGCAAACTCTACGACCAGAGCAAAGGGGACACCTTCTTCAAGCAGTGCTTCCAGAGCATCTGCAAACTTGGCCGAGGGTCTTTTGGGGAGGTTTATAAG GTGAGAAGCCGCGAGGACGGCGCGCTGTATGCCGTGAAGCGCTCTGTTTCCCCGTTCCGAGGCGAGTCCGACCGCCAGCGAAAGCTGCAGGAAGTGAGGAAGCACGAACGCGTCGGGCAGCATCCAAACTGCGTGCGTTTTGTACGAGCCTGGGAGGAAAAGCGCCTCCTCTACCTGCAAACGGAGCTGTGCGCCTGCAGCTTGCAGCAACTGTCCGAAGAGGCCGGAGGGCCCTTACCGCCGCGGCAAGCCTGGAACATCATGTGTGACCTGCTGCGGGGACTCAAGCATCTCCACGACCGCAATCTGCTGCACCTTGATATCAAGCCGGCGAACGTCTTCATCTCCCACTCCGGAGTCTGCAAGCTGGGAGATTTTgggctgatggtagaactagaCGGCTCGGATGGAGGAATTGGGGAAGCCCAAGAGGGTGACCCCCGGTACATGGCGCCTGAGCTGCTCGACGGTGTGTTTGGGAAAGCGGCCGACGTGTTCAG CCTTGGTATGACTCTTCTAGAGGTTTCTTGCAACATGGAGCTGCCAAAGGGTGGAGACGGCTGGCAGCAACTGCGGCAAGGGCGCCTCCCGATGGAGTTCACCTCCG ATCTGTCCCCGGAGTTCCTGAAAGTTCTCTCTGCAATGCTGGATCCCGACCATCGTCGCCGGGTAACCGTGGATTGGCTGCTTTCGCTTCCTGCTGTCCTGCAGGCCGAGCGCTGGAGGAAGGCGGCATTAGCTACTCAGTGGACTTGGGGGAAGATTCTGGTTGTGTACCAG GTTTTGGTCTTGCTGCTTGCTGTTGTGTTTCAAAGTCTCACACGTCCTGTTTTGTGGCTTCTGCGCTCTGCGGGACTAAGAATACCTGCGCGCTCCCCGCCGTCCTCTCCTACAGCCAACCGGCTGGGTGACAGCAGCATCTCCAGCGACTGGGATGAGGACAGCCTTGGGGATGATGTGTTTGAGGTGCCCCCCAGTCCCCTGGCACCGGCCCGGAACCTGACGTACCACGGCCACGAGCTCCTGGGGAG CAGCCGCCATTCCCCCGACCACCGCCTGTCACGGCCGTCGCTGGGCAGCACCTCGACCCCTCGTAACTTGTCCCCGGATTATGGAGTGAGGAGGAG GTCGGCCCTCACCCTGACCCCAAATGTGAGCAGAATTAGCCAGGACTCTCCTGCCAGCGTGAAAACTCTCAGCCCTGACCCCAGCCCTGACTCGTCTGGTTTTGTGGAAGATGCCCCGCGCTCCTCTTTTTTGCCACGCAACCTCATTACGATGTTTGATGATGCCACTGAGCAGTGA
- the ELOB gene encoding elongin-B, producing the protein MDVFLMIRRHKTTIFTDAKESTTVYELKRIVEGILKRPPEDQRLYKDDQLLDDSKTLGDCGFTSQTARPQAPATVGLAFRSAGESFEPLRVDSFSSPPELPDVMKPQETSGSGNEQAVQ; encoded by the exons ATG GATGTCTTCTTAATGATCCGCCGCCACAAAACCACGATCTTCACCGATGCCAAGGAGAGCACCACGGTGTACGAGCTGAAACGGATCGTCGAGGGCATCCTGAAGAGACCCCCAGAGGACCAGCGACTGTACAAG GACGACCAGCTCTTGGATGACAGCAAGACTCTCGGGGACTGCGGCTTTACGAGTCAGACTGCGCGCCCACAGGCCCCGGCCACGGTGGGACTGGCCTTCCGCAGCGCAG GCGAATCCTTCGAGCCCCTCCGGGTGGATTCCTTCTCCAGCCCCCCGGAGCTCCCCGACGTTATGAAGCCGCAGGAGACGAGTGGCAGCGGGAACGAGCAAGCTGTGCAGTGA
- the LOC128501621 gene encoding cytospin-A-like isoform X3, whose translation MGANNIKTATDAHAESPKEPSSSALYKPHLSPTSSPTRDHFYTPAGSPEQKPAGSGSSPEQLPLNFELSKGEEAWGVPFSRAMERIQHASDALARMHSQLGALLSPRMISEGPHIMDSALGWEARLAEVRQDLSVGLKEMRCLKDKYEALSAGAKCRRGQETGRARDNQAARECRERLNVTECLTTQLQTDFQAMQDDSESAEKHERRQKEERAQKEKLQDRIYQLEKEKETLTENLMELKGQVRDLTLLQSDLQTAVSVAERFREEAQEKLEKAETENRRLRSKRYDSVDWADAPPVNGSLQGYHSLPRGVILSSLRDPIMKSSSLMSVPPSQRPPQETGSVSRRERRGSLETLLNESKATENLTEDSGSFFRRYGGSKRGVFLRWAQDRTCGYKRRNLQLALQVAESAGIPSLLTPDHMLQPQGPDWQKVLLYVESIYQKFEA comes from the exons ATGGGAGCCAACAACATAAAGACCGCGACGGACGCTCACGCAG AGTCGCCCAAGGAGCCCTCGTCTTCTGCCCTCTACAAGCCGCACCTTTCCCCTACATCGTCCCCCACGCGAGACCACTTCTACACCCCAGCGGGAAGCCCCGAACAGAAACCCGCGGGCAGCGGCTCCTCCCCGGAGCAACTGCCCCTTAACTTTGAGCTGTCCAAAGGAGAGGAGGCCTGGGGTGTCCCTTTCAGCCGGGCCATGGAAAGGATCCAGCATGCATCGGATGCCTTGGCGCGCATGCACAGCCAGCTGGGCGCTCTGCTCAGCCCCAGAATGATCAGCGAGGGTCCACACATAATGGACTCTGCCCTAGGATGGGAGGCGCGCTTGGCCGAGGTGCGACAAGATCTGAGCGTCGGACTCAAAGAAATGAGATGCCTCAAGGACAAGTACGAGGCTCTTAGCGCAG GTGCCAAATGTAGAAGAGGACAAGAGACAGGACGTGCAAGAGACAACCAG GCAGCCAGAGAGTGCCGGGAACGGTTGAATGTGACAGAGTGTCTGACAACACAGCTCCAAACTGACTTCCAGGCCATGCAGGACGACTCTGAGAGCGCAGAGAAACACGAGAGACGACAGAAGGAAGAGAGAGCACAGAAAGAGAAACTACAAG ATCGGATTTATCAgctggagaaagaaaaggaaacttTAACGGAGAACCTCATGGAGCTGAAG GGCCAGGTGCGGGACCTGACGCTCCTACAATCCGATCTCCAGACCGCCGTGTCCGTGGCAGAGAGATTCCGCGAGGAAGCCCAGGAGAAACTGGAGAAAGCCGAGACAGAGAACCGGAGACTGAGGAGCAAGAG ATATGACTCAGTGGACTGGGCAGATGCCCCCCCAGTGAATGGATCCCTACAGGGGTATCACAGCCTCCCTCGTGGGGTCATCCTGTCCTCCTTGAGG GACCCCATTATGAAGTCCAGCAGCTTAATGAGTGTCCCCCCATCCCAGCGACCCCCACAAGAGACAG GTTCCGTGTCCcgcagagagaggagagggagccTCGAAACGTTACTAAACGAGTCCAAAGCCAC AGAGAATCTGACAGAGGATTCCGGATCGTTCTTCCGCCGTTATGGGGGCTCTAAAAGAGGAGTATTTCTGCGCTGGGCTCAGGACCGGACGTGTGGCTACAAG AGGAGGAATCTTCAGCTGGCCTTGCAGGTTGCGGAGAGCGCGGGGATCCCGTCCTTGCTG ACTCCGGATCACATGCTGCAGCCGCAGGGACCTGATTGGCAGAAAGTTCTTCTGTACGTTGAATCCATTTACCAGAAATTTGAGGCGTGA
- the LOC128501621 gene encoding smoothelin-like protein 1 isoform X2 has translation MGANNIKTATDAHAESPKEPSSSALYKPHLSPTSSPTRDHFYTPAGSPEQKPAGSGSSPEQLPLNFELSKGEEAWGVPFSRAMERIQHASDALARMHSQLGALLSPRMISEGPHIMDSALGWEARLAEVRQDLSVGLKEMRCLKDKYEALSAGAKCRRGQETGRARDNQAARECRERLNVTECLTTQLQTDFQAMQDDSESAEKHERRQKEERAQKEKLQDRIYQLEKEKETLTENLMELKTAVSVAERFREEAQEKLEKAETENRRLRSKRYDSVDWADAPPVNGSLQGYHSLPRGVILSSLRDPIMKSSSLMSVPPSQRPPQETGSVSRRERRGSLETLLNESKATENLTEDSGSFFRRYGGSKRGVFLRWAQDRTCGYKHVVITNFSSSWADGMALCALLHSYLPERIPYTQLRPLEKRRNLQLALQVAESAGIPSLLTPDHMLQPQGPDWQKVLLYVESIYQKFEA, from the exons ATGGGAGCCAACAACATAAAGACCGCGACGGACGCTCACGCAG AGTCGCCCAAGGAGCCCTCGTCTTCTGCCCTCTACAAGCCGCACCTTTCCCCTACATCGTCCCCCACGCGAGACCACTTCTACACCCCAGCGGGAAGCCCCGAACAGAAACCCGCGGGCAGCGGCTCCTCCCCGGAGCAACTGCCCCTTAACTTTGAGCTGTCCAAAGGAGAGGAGGCCTGGGGTGTCCCTTTCAGCCGGGCCATGGAAAGGATCCAGCATGCATCGGATGCCTTGGCGCGCATGCACAGCCAGCTGGGCGCTCTGCTCAGCCCCAGAATGATCAGCGAGGGTCCACACATAATGGACTCTGCCCTAGGATGGGAGGCGCGCTTGGCCGAGGTGCGACAAGATCTGAGCGTCGGACTCAAAGAAATGAGATGCCTCAAGGACAAGTACGAGGCTCTTAGCGCAG GTGCCAAATGTAGAAGAGGACAAGAGACAGGACGTGCAAGAGACAACCAG GCAGCCAGAGAGTGCCGGGAACGGTTGAATGTGACAGAGTGTCTGACAACACAGCTCCAAACTGACTTCCAGGCCATGCAGGACGACTCTGAGAGCGCAGAGAAACACGAGAGACGACAGAAGGAAGAGAGAGCACAGAAAGAGAAACTACAAG ATCGGATTTATCAgctggagaaagaaaaggaaacttTAACGGAGAACCTCATGGAGCTGAAG ACCGCCGTGTCCGTGGCAGAGAGATTCCGCGAGGAAGCCCAGGAGAAACTGGAGAAAGCCGAGACAGAGAACCGGAGACTGAGGAGCAAGAG ATATGACTCAGTGGACTGGGCAGATGCCCCCCCAGTGAATGGATCCCTACAGGGGTATCACAGCCTCCCTCGTGGGGTCATCCTGTCCTCCTTGAGG GACCCCATTATGAAGTCCAGCAGCTTAATGAGTGTCCCCCCATCCCAGCGACCCCCACAAGAGACAG GTTCCGTGTCCcgcagagagaggagagggagccTCGAAACGTTACTAAACGAGTCCAAAGCCAC AGAGAATCTGACAGAGGATTCCGGATCGTTCTTCCGCCGTTATGGGGGCTCTAAAAGAGGAGTATTTCTGCGCTGGGCTCAGGACCGGACGTGTGGCTACAAG CACGTGGTTATCACCAACTTCAGCAGCTCCTGGGCGGACGGCATGGCGCTCTGCGCCCTTCTGCACTCCTACCTTCCAGAAAGGATCCCGTACACACAGCTCCGCCCCCTGGAGAAG AGGAGGAATCTTCAGCTGGCCTTGCAGGTTGCGGAGAGCGCGGGGATCCCGTCCTTGCTG ACTCCGGATCACATGCTGCAGCCGCAGGGACCTGATTGGCAGAAAGTTCTTCTGTACGTTGAATCCATTTACCAGAAATTTGAGGCGTGA
- the LOC128501621 gene encoding cytospin-A-like isoform X1, with the protein MGANNIKTATDAHAESPKEPSSSALYKPHLSPTSSPTRDHFYTPAGSPEQKPAGSGSSPEQLPLNFELSKGEEAWGVPFSRAMERIQHASDALARMHSQLGALLSPRMISEGPHIMDSALGWEARLAEVRQDLSVGLKEMRCLKDKYEALSAGAKCRRGQETGRARDNQAARECRERLNVTECLTTQLQTDFQAMQDDSESAEKHERRQKEERAQKEKLQDRIYQLEKEKETLTENLMELKGQVRDLTLLQSDLQTAVSVAERFREEAQEKLEKAETENRRLRSKRYDSVDWADAPPVNGSLQGYHSLPRGVILSSLRDPIMKSSSLMSVPPSQRPPQETGSVSRRERRGSLETLLNESKATENLTEDSGSFFRRYGGSKRGVFLRWAQDRTCGYKHVVITNFSSSWADGMALCALLHSYLPERIPYTQLRPLEKRRNLQLALQVAESAGIPSLLTPDHMLQPQGPDWQKVLLYVESIYQKFEA; encoded by the exons ATGGGAGCCAACAACATAAAGACCGCGACGGACGCTCACGCAG AGTCGCCCAAGGAGCCCTCGTCTTCTGCCCTCTACAAGCCGCACCTTTCCCCTACATCGTCCCCCACGCGAGACCACTTCTACACCCCAGCGGGAAGCCCCGAACAGAAACCCGCGGGCAGCGGCTCCTCCCCGGAGCAACTGCCCCTTAACTTTGAGCTGTCCAAAGGAGAGGAGGCCTGGGGTGTCCCTTTCAGCCGGGCCATGGAAAGGATCCAGCATGCATCGGATGCCTTGGCGCGCATGCACAGCCAGCTGGGCGCTCTGCTCAGCCCCAGAATGATCAGCGAGGGTCCACACATAATGGACTCTGCCCTAGGATGGGAGGCGCGCTTGGCCGAGGTGCGACAAGATCTGAGCGTCGGACTCAAAGAAATGAGATGCCTCAAGGACAAGTACGAGGCTCTTAGCGCAG GTGCCAAATGTAGAAGAGGACAAGAGACAGGACGTGCAAGAGACAACCAG GCAGCCAGAGAGTGCCGGGAACGGTTGAATGTGACAGAGTGTCTGACAACACAGCTCCAAACTGACTTCCAGGCCATGCAGGACGACTCTGAGAGCGCAGAGAAACACGAGAGACGACAGAAGGAAGAGAGAGCACAGAAAGAGAAACTACAAG ATCGGATTTATCAgctggagaaagaaaaggaaacttTAACGGAGAACCTCATGGAGCTGAAG GGCCAGGTGCGGGACCTGACGCTCCTACAATCCGATCTCCAGACCGCCGTGTCCGTGGCAGAGAGATTCCGCGAGGAAGCCCAGGAGAAACTGGAGAAAGCCGAGACAGAGAACCGGAGACTGAGGAGCAAGAG ATATGACTCAGTGGACTGGGCAGATGCCCCCCCAGTGAATGGATCCCTACAGGGGTATCACAGCCTCCCTCGTGGGGTCATCCTGTCCTCCTTGAGG GACCCCATTATGAAGTCCAGCAGCTTAATGAGTGTCCCCCCATCCCAGCGACCCCCACAAGAGACAG GTTCCGTGTCCcgcagagagaggagagggagccTCGAAACGTTACTAAACGAGTCCAAAGCCAC AGAGAATCTGACAGAGGATTCCGGATCGTTCTTCCGCCGTTATGGGGGCTCTAAAAGAGGAGTATTTCTGCGCTGGGCTCAGGACCGGACGTGTGGCTACAAG CACGTGGTTATCACCAACTTCAGCAGCTCCTGGGCGGACGGCATGGCGCTCTGCGCCCTTCTGCACTCCTACCTTCCAGAAAGGATCCCGTACACACAGCTCCGCCCCCTGGAGAAG AGGAGGAATCTTCAGCTGGCCTTGCAGGTTGCGGAGAGCGCGGGGATCCCGTCCTTGCTG ACTCCGGATCACATGCTGCAGCCGCAGGGACCTGATTGGCAGAAAGTTCTTCTGTACGTTGAATCCATTTACCAGAAATTTGAGGCGTGA
- the CD2BP2 gene encoding CD2 antigen cytoplasmic tail-binding protein 2, which translates to MRVCQSRERDPLSDWLPFQVRAFRSAVPHFRRVCCRLVYAAKTLDSARMSKRKVTFEDGAGDEEPSKRRLAEEVGRPGSRFKGKHSLDSDEEDEEEEECGDSGKYNMLAPEDVEGQESATIESEGGVRITPFNLSEEMEEGHFDSEGNYFLKKEEQIRDHWLENIDWVRIKERAEPTLAEADESDTDEGRAPLGMKALLEGILELLLPGETVAKGIQRLGGSGERRRGKGRRERGGRRAGRGRGLRSKERDDSPAEEKGRADSEMDVEESGPDAGQERRNVPGGKQEVRGESTEGTEGCREGQKVSEPAAEPLEQLISLADQMVAIGVYEVYQDTYEKLAYRLRGLAPPRAVDMFADEEEAREETKRASPSADDVLWEYKWENTEEAQLYGPFTSCQMQDWVDQGYFQDGVYCRRLSSSGGQFYNSQRIDFDLYV; encoded by the exons ATGAGGGTGTGTCAGTCACGTGAGCGGGAtcccctctctgattggctgcCATTCCAAGTGCGTGCCTTCCGGTCTGCGGTCCCTCACTTCCGGCGCGTGTGTTGTCGTTTAGTCTACGCTGCTAAAACTCTCGATTCGGCCAG GATGTCGAAGAGGAAGGTGACGTTCGAGGACGGCGCTGGTGACGAGGAGCCCAGTAAAAGACGG TTGGCTGAGGAGGTTGGCCGCCCCGGGAGCCGCTTTAAAGGGAAGCATTCTCTGGACAGCGATGAagaagatgaggaggaggaggagtgcGGCGACTCCGGTAAATACAACATGCTGGCACCGGAGGACGTGGAGG GACAAGAGAGCGCAACCATAGAGTCTGAGGGGGGAGTGCGGATTACTCCATTTAACCTGAGCGAAGAGATGGAGGAGGGGCACTTCGACTCCGAGGGCAATTACTTCTTGAAGAAGGAGGAGCAGATCCGGGACCACTGGCTGGAAAACATCGACTGG GTCAGAATCAAGGAACGGGCTGAGCCCACCCTGGCAGAGGCAGACGAGTCCGATACCGATGAAGGCCGAGCTCCTCTGGGGATGAAGGCTCTTCTGGAGGGGATATTGGAGCTGCTTCTTCCCGGAGAAACCGTTGCCAAGGGCATTCAGCGGCTTGGGGGGTCCGGGGAGAGGAGAAGAGGGAAGGGGAGGCGAGAGAGAGGAGGCAGGAGAGCGGGACGAGGGAGAGGACTGAGGTCCAAGGAACGTGACGACAGCCCGGCGGAGGAGAAAGGAAGGGCAGATTCTGAAATGGATGTGGAAGAGAGTGGGCCTGATGCGGGGCAGGAAAGGCGCAATGTACCGGGGGGGAAACAGGAAGTGCGCGGAGAATCCACAGAGGGGACAGAAGGCTGTCGTGAGGGGCAGAAGGTCTCCGAACCCGCGGCGGAGCCCCTGGAGCAGCTTATATCTCTGGCCGATCAGATGGTGGCCATCGGCGTGTATGAGGTGTATCAGGACACGTACGAGAAGCTGGCCTACAGGCTGCGGGGTCTGGCGCCCCCACGCGCCGTCGACATGTTTGCGGACGAGGAGGAGGCCCGAGAGGAAACAAAAAGAG CCTCGCCGTCTGCGGATGACGTTCTTTGGGaatataaatgggaaaacacgGAGGAAGCGCAGCTGTACGGcccgttcaccagctgccagatgCAG GACTGGGTAGATCAGGGGTATTTCCAGGACGGGGTATACTGCCGGCGGCTCAGCAGCTCAGGAGGGCAGTTCTACAATTCGCAGAGGATAGACTTTGATCTGTACGTGTGA